A stretch of Desulfurivibrio alkaliphilus AHT 2 DNA encodes these proteins:
- the typA gene encoding translational GTPase TypA, giving the protein MINQEEIRNVAIIAHVDHGKTTLVDQLFRQSGMFRDNQQVAERLMDSMDLEKERGITISAKNGTFLHKGYRINIIDTPGHADFGGQVERVLRMADGCLLLVDAQEGPMPQTYFVLKKALAANLPVIVVVNKIDKPAARPDWVVDQVFDLFVKLGAPDELLDFAVVYASAKDGYASAALPVTKQDMSAIADIMVEQIPPPGGNPAGPLQMQVSSLDASPYLGRLAIGKVTGGTLNINRGVLVCKRDGSSKPARITKIYRFEGNAKVATEQAICGEIVAVAGMDDITVGETFTDPDNPQPLPLIDIDPPTIAMNFLPNDSPFAGQEGKFVTSRHIEERLRRETISDVALQVTPLQAGAGFSVAGRGELHLSVLIETMRREGYELQVTRPQVIMREENGVKLEPYEELTIDVDEQYSGTVIEKLGGLKGKMLEMHQENGMTRLLYKIPTRGLLGYRSQFMTDTKGMGVMNYVFAEYGPYAGEIKNRSNGTLLAMENCTTVAYALYNLQERGRLFVGPGERVYKNQIIGENSREGEMVVNPAKGKKLTNMRASGSDENVVLTPPVKMSLEDCIAYINDNELVEVTPESIRLRKI; this is encoded by the coding sequence ATGATAAACCAAGAAGAAATCAGAAACGTCGCCATCATTGCCCATGTCGACCACGGCAAAACCACCCTGGTGGACCAGCTTTTTCGCCAGAGCGGGATGTTCCGGGACAACCAGCAGGTCGCCGAGCGACTCATGGACTCCATGGACCTGGAAAAGGAGCGGGGCATCACCATCTCCGCCAAAAACGGCACCTTTTTGCACAAAGGCTACCGCATCAATATCATTGACACGCCGGGCCATGCCGATTTTGGCGGCCAGGTGGAGCGGGTGCTGCGCATGGCCGACGGCTGCCTGCTGCTGGTGGACGCCCAGGAAGGCCCCATGCCCCAGACCTATTTTGTATTGAAAAAGGCCCTGGCGGCCAACCTGCCGGTCATCGTGGTGGTCAACAAAATCGATAAACCGGCGGCCCGACCCGACTGGGTGGTGGACCAGGTATTCGACCTTTTCGTTAAACTCGGCGCCCCCGACGAGCTGCTGGATTTCGCCGTGGTTTACGCCTCGGCCAAAGATGGCTACGCCTCCGCGGCCCTGCCGGTGACCAAGCAGGACATGAGCGCCATCGCCGATATTATGGTGGAACAGATCCCTCCCCCCGGCGGCAACCCGGCGGGGCCGCTGCAGATGCAGGTGAGTTCCCTGGACGCCTCCCCCTACCTCGGCCGCCTGGCCATCGGCAAAGTTACCGGCGGAACCCTGAACATCAACCGGGGGGTGCTGGTGTGCAAGCGGGACGGCTCCAGCAAGCCTGCCCGGATCACCAAAATTTACCGCTTTGAAGGCAATGCCAAGGTAGCCACTGAACAGGCGATCTGCGGGGAAATTGTGGCGGTGGCGGGAATGGACGACATTACCGTGGGGGAAACCTTTACCGACCCGGACAACCCCCAGCCGTTGCCGCTGATCGATATCGACCCGCCCACCATTGCCATGAATTTCCTGCCCAACGATTCACCTTTTGCCGGCCAGGAGGGCAAATTCGTCACCTCGCGGCACATCGAGGAACGCCTGCGCCGGGAGACCATCTCCGACGTGGCCCTCCAGGTAACCCCCCTGCAAGCAGGGGCCGGCTTTTCGGTGGCCGGTCGCGGCGAGTTGCACCTTTCCGTACTCATTGAAACCATGCGCCGGGAGGGTTACGAATTGCAGGTAACCAGGCCCCAGGTGATCATGCGGGAGGAAAACGGGGTCAAGCTGGAGCCTTACGAAGAGTTGACCATCGACGTCGATGAACAGTACAGCGGCACTGTGATTGAAAAACTGGGCGGCCTCAAGGGCAAGATGCTGGAGATGCACCAGGAAAACGGGATGACCAGACTGCTCTACAAAATCCCCACCCGCGGGCTGCTGGGCTACCGCTCACAGTTCATGACCGACACCAAGGGCATGGGGGTAATGAACTACGTCTTTGCCGAGTACGGACCCTATGCCGGCGAGATCAAAAACCGCAGCAACGGCACCCTGCTGGCCATGGAAAACTGCACCACGGTGGCCTACGCCCTTTACAACCTGCAGGAACGGGGTCGGCTGTTTGTCGGGCCCGGCGAGCGGGTCTACAAAAACCAGATCATCGGTGAAAACAGCCGCGAAGGGGAGATGGTGGTTAACCCGGCCAAGGGCAAGAAACTGACCAACATGCGGGCTTCCGGCTCCGACGAAAACGTGGTGCTGACCCCGCCGGTGAAGATGAGCCTGGAAGACTGTATCGCCTACATCAACGACAACGAACTGGTGGAGGTTACCCCGGAGTCCATCCGGCTGCGCAAAATTTAG
- a CDS encoding zf-HC2 domain-containing protein, with product MECAQLPALYTARLDQELTGPEQEAFDGHLAACPECRRQWHLFQATMERLHDLEPQPAPPELLPGILAAVEQRQATASWFTRLLDWWQRQDFSVSVPTAAGTVATAMLLAVLVKNSMIPWPPVAGQEEKLAGDRQQVGQVAGLAGESRRVPLPDATLAATSPRSYQAPAASPGLAPGLSYDTIPAHRSPLPGLNMQRPDVLVVFQVTRSDDLDNFLTECNSQSSWRVGYPGREMMLLELPPCELPRLRELLAGKSAAIAPVAALSPDFARDRESVQVAIRFRQPE from the coding sequence GTGGAATGTGCCCAACTGCCAGCGCTGTACACTGCCCGCCTGGACCAGGAGTTAACCGGCCCGGAACAGGAGGCCTTTGATGGCCACCTGGCGGCCTGTCCCGAATGTCGTCGTCAGTGGCACCTGTTTCAGGCCACCATGGAACGGCTCCACGATCTGGAGCCGCAGCCGGCGCCGCCGGAACTGTTGCCCGGGATTCTGGCCGCGGTGGAGCAGCGGCAGGCCACTGCGAGTTGGTTCACCCGGTTGCTGGACTGGTGGCAGCGGCAGGATTTCTCGGTGTCTGTGCCCACGGCCGCCGGTACCGTGGCCACGGCCATGCTGCTGGCGGTACTGGTGAAAAACTCCATGATTCCCTGGCCGCCGGTTGCCGGCCAGGAAGAGAAGCTGGCCGGCGACCGGCAGCAGGTCGGCCAGGTGGCCGGCCTGGCCGGAGAGAGTCGCCGGGTGCCGCTGCCCGATGCCACCCTGGCCGCCACGTCTCCCCGCTCTTATCAGGCCCCCGCCGCGTCCCCCGGGCTTGCTCCCGGCCTCAGCTACGACACCATCCCGGCCCATCGCTCACCGCTGCCGGGGTTGAATATGCAGCGCCCCGATGTCTTGGTGGTTTTTCAGGTTACCCGCAGTGACGACCTGGACAACTTCCTGACGGAATGCAACTCCCAGTCTTCATGGCGGGTGGGTTATCCCGGCCGGGAGATGATGCTGCTGGAACTGCCGCCCTGTGAACTTCCCCGCTTGCGGGAGTTGCTGGCCGGCAAATCCGCCGCCATTGCGCCGGTGGCGGCGCTTTCGCCTGACTTCGCCAGAGACCGGGAGTCGGTCCAGGTTGCCATTCGCTTCCGGCAGCCGGAGTAA
- a CDS encoding DegQ family serine endoprotease — protein MNRSITMHRGGAAVRLFVVFSLTALLVLAAATGRAAPPPSFADLAEKLGPSVVNIYTTQTVQAPGSPHQFFFEGEELPELFRRFFDLPSPHSRPPGGTPPRGTPPREMQRTSLGSGVVISPDGYIVTNNHVVENADSINIRLTNFEEYDAEVVGRDPKTDLALLKIEPRNPLPAVTMGDSEALRVGDWVIAIGNPFGFEQTVTAGIVSGKGRSLGSGPYENFIQTDASINPGNSGGPLFNLQGEMVGINTAIYSRGGGNIGIGFAIPVNMAKNIIGQIQEHGTVTRGWLGVLIQHVTPELARQFQLDRPIGALVGEVSPESPAAEAGMRPGDVIVEYDGKEITQMSMVPTLVAQTPVGSEVPVKVIRRGQETELLVTIGKLDEDDQPAAPRTREAEEKLGLGVQELTEEVARSLGLKEQVGVLISHVEPGSPAQRAGLRRGEVIVEVNQQPAGNLTEYAELMAAALEKGEVLLLVNRGGQHRFVAISVR, from the coding sequence ATGAACCGCTCAATTACCATGCATCGGGGCGGGGCTGCGGTCCGCCTGTTTGTTGTGTTCTCCCTTACGGCTCTGCTGGTGCTGGCCGCCGCCACCGGCCGGGCGGCCCCGCCACCTTCCTTTGCCGATCTGGCCGAAAAGCTCGGCCCGTCGGTGGTCAATATCTACACCACCCAGACGGTCCAGGCGCCCGGCTCCCCCCATCAATTCTTTTTCGAAGGTGAGGAACTGCCGGAACTGTTCCGGCGCTTTTTCGACTTGCCCTCACCCCACTCCCGGCCTCCCGGGGGAACTCCACCCCGGGGCACCCCCCCACGAGAGATGCAGCGTACCAGCCTGGGCTCCGGGGTGGTTATTTCGCCTGATGGTTACATTGTTACCAACAACCATGTCGTGGAAAACGCCGACTCCATCAATATCAGGCTGACCAACTTCGAAGAGTATGACGCGGAAGTGGTGGGCCGGGATCCTAAAACCGATCTGGCCCTGCTCAAAATCGAACCCAGAAATCCGTTGCCCGCAGTAACAATGGGTGATTCCGAGGCCCTGCGGGTGGGAGACTGGGTCATTGCCATCGGCAATCCCTTTGGTTTCGAGCAGACCGTTACCGCCGGTATTGTTAGCGGCAAGGGGCGGTCTCTAGGCAGTGGCCCCTATGAAAATTTTATTCAGACCGATGCCTCCATCAATCCCGGCAACTCCGGCGGCCCGCTGTTCAACCTGCAGGGCGAGATGGTGGGGATAAACACCGCCATTTACTCCCGGGGGGGCGGCAATATCGGCATCGGCTTTGCCATTCCGGTGAATATGGCCAAGAATATCATCGGTCAAATCCAGGAACACGGCACCGTGACCCGGGGCTGGCTGGGGGTGCTGATTCAGCATGTAACCCCCGAGCTGGCGCGCCAGTTCCAGCTGGACCGGCCCATCGGCGCCCTGGTGGGGGAGGTTTCCCCGGAGAGCCCGGCGGCCGAGGCCGGGATGCGTCCTGGAGACGTGATTGTCGAGTACGACGGTAAAGAGATCACCCAGATGAGCATGGTGCCCACCCTGGTGGCTCAGACACCGGTGGGCAGTGAGGTGCCGGTGAAGGTGATTCGCCGGGGCCAGGAAACAGAGTTGCTGGTCACCATCGGTAAACTTGATGAAGATGATCAGCCCGCAGCGCCCCGTACCCGTGAAGCCGAAGAAAAGCTGGGCCTGGGGGTCCAGGAACTGACCGAAGAAGTGGCCCGTTCTCTGGGGCTCAAAGAGCAGGTGGGGGTGTTGATCTCCCATGTTGAGCCCGGCTCTCCGGCGCAGCGGGCCGGTTTGCGCCGGGGCGAGGTGATCGTCGAGGTCAATCAGCAGCCGGCCGGCAACCTGACCGAGTACGCTGAACTGATGGCCGCCGCCCTGGAAAAGGGGGAGGTGCTGCTGTTGGTTAATCGTGGCGGCCAGCACCGTTTTGTGGCCATCAGTGTTCGTTAG
- a CDS encoding type IV pilus twitching motility protein PilT produces the protein MKEAEINYWISSMLESFDNVSDLNVTVKRPLQVESSGRLTPVEITPPVEELTPFQTEVFALNLIKGNKRLLNDLIEHGSCDLSHELDTKARFRVNIFFRQGHLTTVLRRLSTEVPTISQLNLPDALKKTNIDRTGFILVTGATGTGKSTTLAALLDMFNNERPEHIVTLEDPIEFVHQHKMATFNQRELGTDFDDFASGLRAALRQAPKIILVGEMRDRVTMEIGLTAAETGHLVLSTLHTINAGQTINRILGMFEHHEQGQIRNRLADTLRWVVSQRLLPKEGGGRVAALEIMGTSLRVRELILNGEQEDKTFYDVIADARAAGWQTFDQHILDLYEQGKINEKTAIGYATRRTAINRGLDQIKAARGEETSKIKDLSMEEGEEQGRRRRR, from the coding sequence ATGAAAGAAGCGGAGATTAACTACTGGATTTCCTCCATGCTGGAGAGCTTCGACAATGTTTCGGACCTCAACGTCACCGTTAAACGCCCTTTGCAAGTGGAAAGCTCCGGCCGGCTTACCCCGGTGGAAATCACCCCGCCGGTGGAGGAACTGACCCCTTTCCAGACCGAAGTGTTCGCCCTCAACCTGATCAAGGGCAACAAGCGGCTGCTGAACGATCTGATCGAACACGGCTCCTGCGACCTTTCCCACGAGCTGGACACCAAGGCCCGCTTCCGGGTCAACATCTTTTTCCGCCAGGGGCACCTGACCACGGTGTTGCGGCGCTTGAGCACCGAGGTTCCCACCATCTCCCAGCTGAACCTGCCCGACGCCCTGAAAAAGACCAATATCGACCGCACCGGCTTCATCCTGGTCACCGGCGCCACCGGCACCGGCAAGTCCACGACCCTGGCCGCCCTGCTGGACATGTTCAACAACGAGCGCCCCGAGCACATCGTAACCCTGGAAGACCCCATCGAGTTCGTGCACCAGCACAAAATGGCCACCTTCAACCAGCGTGAACTGGGCACCGACTTCGATGATTTCGCCTCCGGCCTGCGGGCGGCATTGCGCCAGGCGCCGAAAATCATCCTGGTGGGCGAGATGCGCGACCGGGTCACCATGGAAATCGGTCTCACGGCGGCTGAAACCGGCCATCTGGTGCTCTCCACCCTCCACACCATCAATGCCGGCCAAACCATCAACCGGATCCTCGGCATGTTCGAGCACCATGAGCAGGGCCAGATCCGCAACCGGCTGGCCGACACCCTGCGCTGGGTCGTTTCACAACGGCTGCTGCCCAAGGAAGGAGGTGGCCGGGTGGCGGCTTTGGAAATCATGGGCACCAGCCTGCGGGTGCGGGAATTGATTTTAAACGGCGAACAGGAAGACAAAACCTTCTACGACGTGATCGCCGACGCCCGGGCGGCGGGCTGGCAAACCTTCGACCAGCACATCCTGGACCTTTACGAACAGGGGAAGATCAACGAGAAAACCGCCATCGGGTATGCCACCCGCCGCACCGCGATAAACCGCGGACTGGACCAGATCAAGGCGGCCAGGGGCGAAGAAACCTCTAAAATAAAAGATCTCAGCATGGAAGAAGGCGAAGAACAGGGCCGTCGCCGCCGTCGCTGA
- the thiL gene encoding thiamine-phosphate kinase — MATERDLITAIARRAAAFAPAASPSGLRQGIGDDCAIWQPTPATDSLVTTDTLVEGVHFDRRWHPPRLLGRKAVAVNMSDIAAMGGTPRYALLSLGLGEAENPAWLEMMLDGLAEAVAAYGAVLIGGDTVKSPERLLLTVTIIGESPASRACLRSGGQAGDSIWVGGPLGLAAGGLELCRRDLAADPQWQEAVQAHLDPPAQVELGRRLAAAGVVHAMMDLSDGLATDLAHICAASGVGAEVEAELLPVPDLLHRAAAVCQADPLNWALCGGEDYRLLFTADPARDGAIAELGRDLADTTLTRIGRLTAPPPGGPGVLLRTADGQSREIGYGGYDHFRTAP; from the coding sequence ATGGCCACCGAACGTGACCTGATCACCGCCATCGCGCGCCGCGCCGCCGCCTTCGCCCCGGCAGCTTCGCCCTCCGGCCTGCGGCAGGGTATCGGGGATGATTGCGCCATCTGGCAGCCGACCCCCGCCACGGACTCCCTGGTCACCACCGACACCCTGGTGGAGGGGGTGCATTTCGACCGCCGCTGGCACCCTCCTCGCCTGCTGGGGCGCAAGGCGGTGGCGGTTAACATGAGCGACATCGCCGCCATGGGCGGCACACCCCGTTATGCCCTGCTTTCGCTGGGCCTGGGCGAGGCGGAAAACCCCGCCTGGCTGGAGATGATGCTGGACGGCCTGGCCGAAGCGGTGGCCGCTTACGGAGCCGTGCTGATCGGCGGCGATACGGTAAAAAGCCCAGAACGGCTGCTATTAACGGTGACCATTATCGGGGAGAGCCCGGCCTCCCGGGCCTGCCTGCGTTCCGGCGGGCAGGCCGGCGACTCGATCTGGGTGGGCGGGCCCCTGGGACTGGCAGCCGGCGGTTTGGAGCTGTGCCGCCGGGATCTGGCCGCCGACCCCCAATGGCAGGAGGCGGTTCAAGCCCACCTTGACCCGCCGGCCCAGGTGGAACTGGGACGGCGGCTGGCGGCGGCGGGAGTGGTACACGCCATGATGGATCTTTCCGACGGCCTGGCCACCGACCTGGCTCATATCTGTGCGGCCAGCGGGGTCGGGGCCGAAGTGGAGGCGGAGTTGCTGCCGGTTCCCGACCTGCTGCACCGGGCCGCCGCCGTCTGCCAGGCCGACCCCCTCAACTGGGCCCTGTGCGGCGGCGAGGACTACCGCCTGCTGTTTACCGCCGATCCCGCCCGGGATGGAGCCATTGCCGAGCTGGGCCGCGACCTTGCCGACACCACCCTGACCCGCATCGGCCGCCTCACCGCCCCACCGCCCGGCGGCCCGGGGGTGCTTTTGCGAACCGCCGACGGCCAAAGCCGGGAAATCGGCTATGGCGGTTATGATCATTTTCGAACTGCCCCATGA
- a CDS encoding secondary thiamine-phosphate synthase enzyme YjbQ has product MAKQKSYILEIHSPGRGLYDFTGKVRAFAAESGMRDGLLTVFCRHTSASLVIQENADPDVLHDLETFMNRLVPDGQPDWRHRSEGPDDMSAHIRSALTQTSIGIPLVDGALVLGTWQGIFLWEHRTGPHRRKVQLHLLGQ; this is encoded by the coding sequence ATGGCGAAACAGAAGAGCTATATCCTGGAGATCCATTCCCCTGGCCGGGGGTTGTATGATTTTACCGGCAAGGTTCGGGCCTTTGCGGCCGAAAGCGGGATGCGCGACGGCCTGCTGACGGTGTTTTGCCGTCACACCTCCGCCTCCCTGGTAATTCAGGAGAATGCCGACCCCGATGTGCTCCACGACCTGGAAACCTTTATGAACCGGCTGGTGCCGGACGGTCAGCCCGACTGGCGGCACCGCAGCGAGGGGCCCGACGACATGTCGGCCCACATTCGCAGCGCCCTGACCCAGACCTCCATCGGTATCCCTCTGGTTGACGGCGCCCTGGTGCTGGGTACCTGGCAGGGTATCTTCCTCTGGGAACATCGCACCGGCCCCCATCGCCGCAAGGTGCAACTGCACTTGCTGGGCCAGTAG
- a CDS encoding RNA polymerase sigma factor, with the protein MPKQEENESAELVRALRKGDERAFADLVRLHQGRIYNLALNYVKDEEEAKDLTQDIFITVHRSLASLRDEAKFGAWLYQLALNHCRNRYKRLQRRGFFRSSSLDDPDRPLHLTDGESPEGVLGRRDQDRLVRRAIAELAPAEKEIILLRDIEGLTYDEIGDILAIPLGTVKSKLNRARLALKSRLEKVL; encoded by the coding sequence ATGCCAAAACAGGAAGAAAACGAAAGCGCGGAACTGGTTCGAGCCCTACGAAAAGGCGATGAGCGAGCCTTTGCCGACCTGGTCCGGTTACACCAGGGAAGGATCTACAACCTGGCCCTCAACTACGTCAAGGATGAAGAAGAGGCCAAGGATCTGACCCAGGATATCTTTATCACCGTGCATCGCTCTTTGGCCAGTCTGCGTGATGAGGCCAAGTTCGGGGCCTGGCTTTACCAGTTGGCCCTTAATCATTGCCGCAATCGATACAAGCGCTTGCAGCGCCGCGGTTTTTTTCGCAGCAGTTCGTTGGATGATCCCGATCGTCCCCTGCACCTGACCGACGGGGAATCGCCGGAGGGGGTGCTGGGCCGCCGTGACCAGGATCGGCTGGTTCGTCGTGCCATTGCCGAATTGGCGCCGGCGGAAAAGGAGATCATCCTGTTGCGGGATATTGAAGGGCTTACCTACGACGAGATCGGCGATATTTTAGCCATTCCGCTGGGAACCGTGAAGTCCAAGCTGAACCGGGCCCGGCTGGCCCTGAAAAGTCGTCTGGAAAAAGTTTTGTAG